The Merismopedia glauca CCAP 1448/3 genome has a segment encoding these proteins:
- a CDS encoding HpcH/HpaI aldolase family protein gives MRENHLKTQLQAQEVVLGLFINSTDPALVEIGSYAGFDFVVIDLEHGALDISVAVNLCRAADGLGLAPLVRVAKNDPAQIQAALDIGSAGVLVPQVQTEAEAIAAVKAAKFNPLGTRGLSFATRAGMYGAAGTQITEEMNHKSLVIVQVEGTEGVDNIEAIARVPHLDGIFLGPYDLSQSLGIPGQVRDMQVISLMQQCVGVIRQSGKFVGTYADNPEIAKEWINLGVQLVAVGVDVVVFLKACQSLVAQIDN, from the coding sequence ATGCGGGAAAATCACCTGAAAACACAACTTCAAGCCCAAGAAGTTGTCTTAGGATTATTTATTAATTCTACCGATCCAGCCTTAGTAGAAATTGGCAGTTATGCTGGATTTGACTTTGTAGTTATCGATTTGGAGCATGGGGCTTTAGATATTTCAGTTGCAGTCAACCTATGTCGCGCTGCTGACGGATTGGGGTTAGCACCACTAGTCAGAGTCGCCAAAAACGATCCGGCTCAAATTCAAGCAGCTTTAGATATTGGCAGTGCCGGTGTTTTAGTTCCGCAAGTACAAACCGAGGCTGAGGCTATAGCAGCAGTCAAAGCAGCTAAATTCAATCCTTTGGGAACGCGGGGATTATCTTTTGCGACTAGGGCGGGGATGTATGGGGCGGCTGGAACCCAAATTACAGAGGAAATGAACCATAAATCTCTGGTGATAGTGCAGGTGGAAGGCACCGAAGGTGTAGACAATATTGAGGCTATAGCTAGGGTTCCTCACTTAGATGGCATTTTCTTGGGACCATACGATCTATCTCAATCTTTGGGTATACCAGGTCAAGTCAGAGATATGCAAGTAATTAGTTTAATGCAGCAATGCGTTGGTGTAATTCGTCAATCAGGTAAATTTGTGGGAACTTATGCGGATAACCCCGAAATTGCAAAGGAGTGGATCAATTTGGGAGTGCAATTGGTAGCTGTAGGGGTAGATGTAGTGGTGTTTCTCAAAGCTTGTCAATCTTTGGTAGCACAGATTGACAACTGA